The Silene latifolia isolate original U9 population chromosome Y, ASM4854445v1, whole genome shotgun sequence sequence aaattaataataataataataataataataataataataataataataataataataataataataataataataataataataataataataataataataataataataataataatatgtttcCTAATTGGTTCCAAAACATATCCTACCCCTATAAATAGAAGACATAATCTAAAGAATGAATCTTATTCCATCATAAACATAATAATTGATAAAGAAGAGAGCAAAGGAGATCTAAAGAGGAAAGGGAGAAGAATTCTAGCTAgaagatcgtcacaaggtaactTTTAATCATCTCTTAACATACTCGCCTTAAGACGAATATAACTTGTTAATTAGACAACCGTATGACAAACTAAGACCGACACCTTGACCATGGGACACCAGGGAGTGACGGGAACCGTGTTGGACCACCGTTGAACGACGGGAAGGGGGTGGTTTGCTggtgttttcgagggtggttGAAGAGGGTATGTGGTTGTATGCTTATACGGATTTTTACCCTTTTCGTGGCTGGTTTGGACCTGGACCTGGGTTGGGTGGTTCCTAGGTGGTTAGTAGACCACTATGGCTGGTCAAGGGTGGTTAAGGGTGGTGATTTTGGCGGTGGTTGGACGGAATTCGAATATGGGTTTATAGTTATGTTAGAACACGGTTGCACGGAATTGACCATCATGTAGTCTGACCCATACCTGGCCGGAGTTAGGGTTGGTACCAGGGGTAGTAGTCGACCGTACTGGGTGGTTGTGGGTGGCCTTAGGCGGTGGTTTGCGTGGGGGCGTAGGAATATGCGAAACAAGGGGGAGGGGATTTAGTTGTTATTGTTGTCGGGTTTTGCTGGTCGTTGTGGCGTTGCATATGGGTCTAGATGAATAGGGACGGCACCTGGAACCACCTTTTGtccgtggtagtggtggtggccgTGAATAGTGCAGTAAAGCCGTGAATTGTATAAGGTTGCGTCGGTCTCGAATGATGTTGTTGGGTCGTGAGAGTAGCAGCTAAGGCGTGAGATTTTAGGGTACTGGTGGCGTTTTAGCTAGTGGTTGGTGGTTGTTGGGATGCACCATGTTGAGGGCTTGAGATGGCAGGCGGTGGTGGAGTTATTGGTGGTCGGTGGTGTCGGGAAAAGGGGATTGAAGGAAGGGTGTGTACATGGTTTTAAAACCGTAACCGTGTATATGGGTGTGTAAGGTTTGAGTGTTTCACGTAtgattaacgggtttgggttttGTGATTTGGGTTGaccttttctttatttattaagacgggttttacgtaaaaataaattatacagaaaataattaatataattgaattataattgaataattaatataatgaattgaataattaataattaaagtaTAATATTTATGATAGGTcaatttgtgaagaaattataatcgggttgtgattgctttaattatttggatcgcttgagctgcttatttggaatcgcttgccaggtagggataaatcctactcaacttttactcgataatgtttgttggatggtttacattaaagtgaattgatcgtatgaaaattgtgttggttgatataatcgtaattgttggaagggagatttatattgtatatgttggttataCTGTAGTGGAGTATTGTTGTAGTATTggcagatttattctggcagacattacttatagtaatgtggagtggttgaacagatttattctggcagacgatatttatcgtgtttactcgaggcaggccccagaattggtctgcaggccatctggtggatattactcaactatatgttgaggcagacattaccttttggtaatgtagtgtgtctttactcaccttcgggtcgaggctgccccggccagggatttgCGGGATGATTAGTATAATGagtaagtaaaagaaaggagcacgttgtttgGGGGTTGTGCattgaaaaaggaaattggattatttatcgtatgtttttgttgttagtttttattcctactcaacctcgcggttgaccgtgtattcgtgaacacctgcggtgaaccgttttatggggagcagatttgacaggtactaaagattagctgacttgggagcattggggtGAGAGCTCGAcatggaccatagttgaagtctagatcacttagttattTTATCACTCAGttgtatttatttccgctgcgagtttgtAATTTATTCAGTTAAGTTATTTTAATAAGTTGTAATAAAAGTGTTGATTATTaagttttaataaagtactttggttctgttttaatttgtactcactgcctcgggaaaccgagatggtaacgctctcatttatttgggaatgtcttgctaaaggctcccgactaaatgggggtgttacagtgtgaTTGTCCAATTTTCAGAGAAAGATATTTCTTCCCATTTAATAGCCTTTCTAGTAGTGATATTAGATCTGTTACAATTGGTTTCAATAATAATAGTCTCATTTATAGCTTTATCAGCTAATCTACAGTGAGGATTTAAAGTATATAAAGGTTTATAATAAATCCTGTAGCAAATACAAATTAATTCAGATCCTTTAGCATAATTGTAACCATGAGTTTTAACATTCAAAGTTAAAGCATCTAATATATTAGCATCTGTTAAAGATAATTGTAAATTTGGGTAAACATCAAAATATCTTGGACCATGAGCGATGGATTTAACAACTCCAATAATTGACTTTTGCCAATTCAAGTTTTTCGCCATCTCTTAAGGTCGCAACAAAACTTTTCGGTAATCCTTCGAGTTAGTGGTTTAAAAGCCACTTGGACTAAACCAATATGAATAAATTGGTGCTTAGATTTTCTTAGTGGTTCTAAGTCACTATTGTTTAAAAGTTGAAGATACATTTCTTCATTATTTAGAGAAATAGATTCCTCTGTGGTTTTAACTCTGTGTTTTAACCCGATATATTCAAAAAAACCCATAATTATAAATAGTTATTTTGCTAACTTCTGGAATTGTCCATTTGTTTAGCAACTCTAAATTCTGAGGATATTCAACCTCTTCAGTCATACTGTTTTTCACAGTAGACTTACCCGTATTAAGTACGCGTAAACTCATAAGATGAGACACTGTTGAATTATGACTTAACTATCATAAATTATATATACttacctggctctgataccaaatttAAGGATCTTTTTACGGTACCAACATAGTATAAGAACGAGGACGCACACCCAAGTGCTCATTCTAAGTGATTGGGATATTACCACGAAATTGTTTAATCGAAGGCGGTAAGCGTACGGAGATGACAAAAAACGCCTAGCGCCTATCCACGGCATAACGGCAAAACGGTGTCTCTCCTTCCGCAGTTATCAATTCAGTTTGAACaaaatgtgtaccctcactaaaccttcttattttatgttgataggtaataaaaccatcttaaaataataacacatccatggtttaatatataacttaatcaagtgtcgtcataattcaacaaaggatttagcctattaggctcatccttagagtaaaataaatttaaaacaagaaaaataaaaacaagaaaacttACAAACTTAGATTGTGCTCAGAATAGAAGACGAACGGTTGACGAGATTTTATTAATTAAGAAAGAAGATTTAcaagggggagagagagagagctaaGAGAGAGGGGTAGGAGAAGCCTGCCTCTAACTAAAACATTTGCCCGTTTATATAGGCAAAATAAAAACTATTCACAACTATTACAAAACAATTTATTAGTGTTTAAAAACTATTGCAAAATTAGTGCGGGAACTGTTATTAGTGCCCATTATTGCCCATGTTGCTTATTATTGTCCATGCTATCATGCGTCATTGCATGCGTGTCTTCTGAGTGGTTTTTATTCCACTATTTTCCCTTTGTCTTTTGATTTGGCATCTTTGGcccttttattgtttatttcttcttcTATTAATAATTGGACTTCTGTTTCCGCTTCCATTTCTTGAGCATcttgaagaagttcaaatttATTCTTGCTATTGGATCTTTGTTGATTTTGTCATTGATACATCGCTTGTCCTGGGATTTATTATCCTCTTGCATTTGTCTTTGAGCTAAAGCCTTTTCTACCAATTTAGCATAATAACCGAGAATTTCACCTTCAGGTTTATTTTTGCCCGAAATAATTCTTGGTAGTTTGGTATTCTTCCAATTCGCCAGATTCTTCCGCATTGAAGATGATCATACTATCAAttttgtcttgaattaaattaattGTGTAAATACACTTTAACTCATTTGTTTCTTTATCTTTTCGCATCATTGCGTCCCAAAAGCGATAATAAGATTCTCgttttaaacaaaataatttgAGATCATTATATCCTGTTTTGGGGATAAATTTCCAAATCCAGGGAATAGAAAATTCAATAAAGAAGTTTAATTGAATAATTCCAGGAATATCATCCTGATCAGTTTTTGGAAGCAAATCTTTCCATTCGTCATAAAGACTTTTAAACATTTGTGGCAGAATGTCTTCATTAGTTCCATAAAATTGCCACCATTTGATTAACCAATTTGGTAAATTTTGGTCAAAAACTTCTGGGTAAATTTTTATTAGCCATGTGTGGCTCTTCGTAGGATTTTCATATAAGAAAACTTTATCAAAAGCCTGGACATAATCCCAGTAATTGTATTCAACTTTGATATTATTTTTGTTTATCAAAGTTTTAGAAGTAGATGGAGTTATTCCCCATTCTTCAATGGATATTATCCTTTTgatattaatttttgaaaatcTCCAGAAATTTCCTGGATCCTCCCAATGATTAAAATTGCAATCATTTTCAGAAAGGATTCCTTCATAAAAACTTCGACTTTTATAAGTCTCCATAGGATATTTTAAAACACATCTGACTATGGCTAAAACTTCTTTAGCAACCGTTGCATAATTAGATTGTGCAGAATTCCATTTTCCTGAATAAAAACGGACTAAAAATTCCTGTTTATTATTAGGATCTATTTGTTTAAGAATCCCTCCATAACCAATGTTTGAAGCATCAGTTTCTACTATTTTTTCCCAATGAGGGTTTGCCAAACTAAGGCATGGTAAAGATAtaactttactcttaattttccGATGACTCTAGTGTGATCATTAGACCAAGCACAGGATTTTTCTTCAACTTTGTCATATAAAATAGTGTATCTTTTGCCAAGTCATCATAATAAGGTGAAATATAATTCAAACTTCCTAAGAATCTTTGAAGTTGAGTTTTGTCAATGATTTCATCTGGGAATTTAGACCCAAATTCAATACTTCTATTAATAGGAATAATTTGGCCTTTCTCAATATTATGACCTAAAAATCTGACTTTAGTCTGAAATAGAGACATTTTACTTTTAGAAATTACTAAACCATTAGATATgacaattttttttgaaaatatctaGATGTTTAAAATGTTCTTCTATATTCATAGAAAAGATGAGACTGTCATCAATATAAATTATGATAAAATGActataattgttaaaaatatcatTCATAAATTTTTAAATTCGATGGAGCATTtttcaaaccaaaaggcataacatgccattcatattgtccaaaaggaacattaaaaGCGATTTTGTATCTCTGTTTTGGTCAATTTGAATCGCAATAAccagattttaaatcaaatttagagAATATGAGAACTTTATACAAACGATCTAATAAATCTTTTTTATTAGGTATTGGATATCTAATCCATTTTAAAACTttatttaaaggtttataattaataactaaTCTAGGAACTCCTCGTTCCTTTTCAGCATTTTTGTTAACATAAAAAGCTGTGCAAGACCATGGTGATTTGGACGGTCCAATAAGCTTTTTCTCTAAAAGAGAACTTATTTCTTTTTTGCAAAATTCTAAATATTATGAATTCATTTGACAAGGCCTAGCCTTAGTAGGAACATTATCTTCCCTGAAATCTTCTTCATAAGGAAGATTTAATATATGCTTTTTTCTGTTCCAAAAAGCATTAGGATGGTCATTGCAAATAGATAAAGAAAATTGGTTTTCAATATcaataattttttgttttaatctaggATTATTAAGTTTTTGATCTATAGTCAAAATGTTAACTTCATGTTTTAAAAAacttaattgattttcttttaaagaaattctatcataaatctcatttatagctTTCATAAAGGGTTTCATAATGAAACTGAAAGTaatagtttttccttgataatttgCAGTTAAATTCTTATTATCTGCAGTAAAAGGATAAATTTTTGTTATAAAAGGTGTTCCAAGAATAATAGGAACCGAGAGTTTATTTTTGACTAAAAGAAAACTTAAAGGTATGCAGGTGTTATTAACACATATATCGACTTTTGGGAGTTTAAAATCAATATCTAATTTATCTCCTCCTGCTTGAGATAAACTATGAGTAGTTTTGACAAAATACCTGGAGTCAATTTCTCCTTCTTGTATAACATTTAAATCTGCTCCAAAAGatcaattaaagcaataaattctttagaaaattgattattaattTTAAGAAGAATCTTAACATACCATTTTTGTCCAAAGAACCATATTTATGGTTTGGAGAAATTTTTATTTTGCTCAAGTTTTGGGAGAGTATCAACAAGTTGCATAGCTTGATCCTTACCATCAGGGTTAAGAATAGGAATCTCATGGTTATCAACTTTTTTGCCATTAGATTCTTGATCATTATTTAGTAAAtcattttgaaaaataaaaagttgttCAAGATTAGAAATTCTTGTATCACTTCTTTGTTCTTCAATTTTTAGAAGTTTAATCTCAGATTTTAAATTATCCATCTCTTTCAAAATatcttgtaaagaagaaggattaGAAGTTATGTTTTTATTTTGAAGACGTTTATAAACTTCTTTTAAAGAATAGGGTATTTCTTTCGTAAAACTCGTTTTCCATAATCAAAAttattatgagaagtgctaggtatATTTTCAATAATTTGTGATCTTAAATCAGCACTTGGGATGGCCTTTAAAACATCTAACCAATCATTATTGGTGAGAACCTGTAATTTAACATCTTGAAAATTAGATAAAAGATTAAAGAATTCATCTTTTTCGGGATTAATACAAGCTTTTCCCTGTCCACAAGGTTCACATTCAGAATTAGTAGTTGTAGAACTACATGTCTGTAAAAAGAATCATTATTAAGgatttttaaattattactagAATTACTAGAATTATCAGACATAGATTCTGTTTCACTCTGTAGATCTGGTTCATTAAGAAATAATTTTGAAATCTTGTCTTTAAGATCATCATTTATATCAagattattaatttgtttttgggtccagcaattgtttgccatatgaccctttttattgcatttaaaaCACCTTACTTCTTTTGAAGGTATATAACCCTTTTTCTTATAATGCTTTTTATGGAATTTTCTCTGATTTTTTCGAAAAGTTTTTTCTTCAAGTTTAGCTTTAGAATATCTTTTCTTTTTATATCTAGGAGAATAAATtctatcattacttttgttttgttttctacgagaagtagaaggcatatccataccaaattgttcacaaaattcACCTAATTGGCTTCTTTCAATAATGTTCGATGTTTGAGTCTGTTGGtttaatttaatctcattacaaaggTTTATTCCTTCATTTTGTACAAGCTTTAATAAGGTGACCATAATTATATTTTTTGTAATTAATAGAAGGATTTTCTCCACGAAGAATTTTTCTAATTCTTTCAGCAAATAAGTGTGGTAGACCATCAATAAATTTACCTTTCCAATGAGAGCTATTGCATTCAGGTAAAAGCATGACTCTGCTAAGGAAGGTGTCTTTGTACCACCTAAAATCAGTTAAAGTTTTACATCTAAAATTTTGTAAAAGAGTTCTTGTGGAATCATAATTATTCCCCGATTGAAAGATAAAATGATCAAGTATATTGACAAGTAAAGTGTAAACCGCAGTTTCTGTAGGCACTTCATCTTTAATTTCCGTATTAGTAATAATAGCTATTTTTTGTTCATTAGTGAGGTAATTATCCCACCATCCTTTAAGTTGACCGGTGAATCCTGATGCTATCATTTTAGCAAAAAGTGGAATCACTATTATTAGCATTTTTACAAACTTGAGAATACATAAGCATTCTATGGCAATGGTTATGAATTTGTttttcaacaaaataatctatatTCCATTCATAGATATGAGATCCACTATAACTATGTCCAATAATCTCAAAGCATTTTCTTCTGTCCAATATCAACAGGTGAAGGTCTTCTATTATAATATAGAGTATTAATAGGTTTTTGACCCCATTTATTTTTTGAAACAACATTCAAATCATCTTTGAAATTCGGATTGATTTCTTCATTTAAAGTTTGCAACTTTAAATTTGCAACCTTATCACCAACCTGACTTATAAGTTGTTCATTTTTAATGtcgataaaaatttaaaattctttATTTCAGGAGGATTTTTGATAATAGGAGTTATTTCTTGCGAAGAAGAAGAAGGGTCTTCAGTCTTGGTATTTTGAATGACTTGATTAAGAAGATTTATGACTTTATTAGCCTTATGGTGTAAATCTGTAACATGTTCACCTAGAATTTTTAAAGATAGATTAGCATAattattttgttcacttaaataaTTTAAATGTTTAGTAGTCGTGGTAATAATTCCGTCTTCATAAATTTTTGAAAGGGGCATGTAAGAACACCTATCTAATTTAAACTTCTTAAGAGGAGGATAAACTCCCTTAACTTCATTACCATTGAGAAGTTCAAAATTTTTTCAAGAATAGTTAAAtgattatataaataagttgaaCAATACCAAGGGACAAAATAAATAATCGCATTTCTCGATTTGCGAGTATTCATAAAACTCATCTTGCAAGATGTCTAGTTGTTTTtcatcaaaattatgaaaaaaccaatttctaaatttttcccaaataggagattgaaattcattactaattaattttctggTTATTGAACCAGGAGAAAAATCTAGTAAGGCTTTCTTAATCATCAGTATAACTTATTTGGGACAATGTGTCCGCTTCTTTTTTAGAATGTCGTCTTAAAATTTTATCAGAATGCATTCTTAAAACATCTTCATCTGTTTcaataaaatcttcatctcttaattgagaagttgaacaCCTAGATGTACTAGGCATATCTAAATCTTGATCAAGGGCTGAAATAAAAGTCCTATTAGAAAAAGATCTAGTCATTTTTGAAGTACTACTTTTTGGTCGAATATGTTTATTACCAAAATTTAAAAATGTgactccttcaggagtttgttgtACATCAAGTAAATTAGTCTCCATAATCGGTTGAGGAGGCATAGCACAGGTGATTGTCCAATTTTCGGGAAAGATATTTCTTCCCATTTAATAGCCTTTCTAGTAGTGATATTAGATCTGTTACAATTGGTTTCAATAATAATAGTCTCATTTATAGCTTTATCAGCTAATCTACAGAGAGGATTTAAAGTATATAAAGGTTTATAATAAATCCTGTAGCAAATACAAATTAATTCAGATCCTTAAGTATATATAATTTATGATAGTTAAGTCATAATTCAACAGTGTCTCATCTTATGAGTTTACGCGTACTTAATACGGGTAAGTCTTTGTGAAAAACAAAGATGGATCAAGAGGTTGAATATCCTCAGAATTTAGAGTTGCTAAACAAATGGACAATTCCAGAAGTTAGCAAAAGAACTATTTATAAGTATGGGTTTTTTGAATATATCGGGTTAAAACACAGAGTTAAAAACACAGAGGAATCTATTTCTCTAAATAATGAAGAAATGTATCTTCAACTTTTAAACAATAGTGACTTAGAACCACTAAGAAAATCTAAGCACCAATTTATTCATATTGGTTTAGTCCAAGTGGCTTTTAAACAACTAACTCTGGAAGGATTACCAGAAAGTTTTGTTGCAGCCTTAAGAGATGGCAGAAACTTGAATTGGCAAAAGTCAATTATTGGAGTTGTTAAATTCAGTCTGGCTCATGGTCCAGTATATTTTGATGTTTACCCAAATTTACAATTATCTTTAACAGATGCTAATATATTAGATGCTTTAACTTTGAATGTTAAAACTCATGGTTACAATTATGCTAACCAAATTTAAGGATCTTTTTACGGTACCAACATAGTATAAGAACGAGGACGCACACCCAAGTGCTCATTATAAGTGATTGGGATATTACCACGAAATTGTTTAATCTGAACTGGTAACTGTACGGAGATGATAAAAAACGCCTAGCGCCTATCCACGGCATAACGGCAAAACGGTGTCTCTCCTTCCGCAGTTATCAATTCAGTTTGAACaaaatgtgtaccctcactaaaccttcttattttatgttgataggtaataaaaccatcttaaaataataacacatccatggtttaatatataacttaatcaagtgtcgtcataattcaacaaaggatttagcctattaggctcatccttagagtaaaataaatttaaaacaagaaaaataaaaacaagaaaacttACAAACTTAGATTGTGCTCAGAATAGAAGACGAACGGTTGACGAGATTTTATTAATTAAGAAAGCAGATTTAcaagggggagagagagagagctaaGAGAGAGGGGTAGGAGAAGCCTGCCTCTAACTAAAACATTTGCCCGTTTATATAGGCAAAATAAAAACTATTCACAACTATTACAAAACACTTTATTAGTGTTTAAAAACTATTGCAAAATTAGTGCGGGAACTGTTATTAGTGCCCATTATTGCCCATGTTGCTTATTATTGTCCATGCTATCATGCGTCATTGCATGCGTGTCTTCTGAGTGGTTTTTATTCCACTATTTTCCCTTTGTCTTTTGATTTGGCATCTTTGGCCCTTTTATTGATTATTTCTTCTTCTATTAATAATTGGACTTTGTTTCGCTTCCATTTCTTGAGCATcttgaagaagttcaaatttATTCTTGCTATTGGATCTTTGTTGATTTTGTCATTGATACATCGCTTGTCCGGGATTTATTATCCTCTTGCATTTGTCTTTGAGCTAAAGCCTTTTCGCAATTTAGCATAATAACCGAGAATTTCATCTTCGTTTTATTTTTTGCGAAATAATTCTTGGTAGTTGGTATTCTTCCAATTCGCGATTCTTCCGCATTGAAGATGATCATACTATCAAttttgtcttgaattaaattaattGTGTAAATACACTTTAACTCATTTGTTTCTTTATCTTGTCGCATCATTGCGTCCCAAAAGCGAGAATAAGATTCTCgttttaaacaaaataatttgAGATCATTATATCCTGTTTTGGGGATAAATTTCCAAATCCAGGGAATAGAAAATTCAATAAAGAAGTTTAATTGAATAATTCCAGGAATATCATCACGATCAGTTTTGGAAGCAAATCTTTCCATTCGTCATAAAGACTTTTAAACATTTGTGGTGAGAATGTCTTCATTAGTTCCATAAAATTGCCACCATTTGATTAACCAATTTTGTAAATTTTGGTCAAAAAAACGGGTAAATTTTTATTAGCCATGTGTGGCTCTTCGTAGGATTTTCATATAAGAAAACTTTATCAAAAGCCTGGACATAATCCCAGTAATTGTATTCAACTTTGATATTATTTTTGTTTATCAAAGTTTTAGAAGTAGATGGAGTTATTCCCCATTCTTCAATGGATATTATCCTTTTgatattaatttttgaaaatcTCCAGAAATTTCCTGGATCCTCCCAATGATTAAAATTGCAATCATTTTCAGAAAGGATTCCTTCATAAAAACTTCGACTTTTATAAGTCTCCATAGGATATTGATTATTTGTTAAATAACGGTTATATAATAACCAGGGATTATCTTCCCATTTCTTGTCAGAATTTTGGAGTATAATAATCTCCCTTTCTTCTGGTGATTTCACCATTTTCTCTTTTTCATCAAGAGattctttcataatttttttgaaagatggagaacttatattaagttctttttgtttccatatttgaaactcttcaaattcttcatttgtgatattatcacataattttttggttattagccttttttcaccatattgtgccaaaatattatttggtcttatATAACCAGATGATGATCCTGGTCCTGGGTTATTCCCAGTTTTGATAATTTCGGATGATTGTCCTGGGTTATTCCCATATCCAATAATTGAGGATAATTGTCCTGTGTTATGGGTATTCCCATATCTGATAATTGAGGATGATTGTgggacacccctcgatgaggcatcaaaagaactattaaatctaagcggaaaaataagtgatttttaaaacctttaaagtttaaagtgtgaaatccactataagtgatcaaacgaaaatgaaaagtaagatgaataagttttacaattaaaaacgaagtgcgttggggaaaagatatcccacgaataaacacaagtctaacgataggtgagtctaagcaaactataactaaggtccaaggttcaacattctcgctagctcacacgtcttccccataatctgcatcacaaacctgtcattcatgtaaacatgaacgccacagtcagtggggagtaactcagggttctcccagccacaatatgtcaaaatgcacataagcaagaacttaattaaacatattgatcatgcatcatacttgaataatatgaacaagggaatataacgataatcataacgagataggcatattgcattcttaatgagataggcacattgcattcttaatgagataggcatggtacattatattaaacatgcattcaaggtaaccaaaacatggatatgagattaggcatcgaatcatatgaagaaggtaaacaacggatcaattgaatagaaaatacatggatggaaaccaatagccattacttgaaaacctcttaacaaccatagcacgggacgtggctactaatgtcacattcatacttatggcttgcatctcaccataagaacggatgggaacatcaatcccggcgatcatatcgcaactaggggcttgcatctcaccactagtatccgataggaccaagactctcacaaacaatcatagaagacgtgcactctcgtatataagaacacgccaatgaccataatcagcaagacatttacaaaggctttgactcaaacaagacagacccctagactccaacctcttggtaggacgacgatcataatacggtcctagtctaaacctggatccagactctcgggatgggcgacacccgattcgacaaacgataccaaatcgtatccaagactcggaaaatggcacgcactcgtatccaaaggccgagtaacctctaatcggagac is a genomic window containing:
- the LOC141630079 gene encoding uncharacterized protein LOC141630079, with protein sequence MDQEVEYPQNLELLNKWTIPEVSKRTIYKYGFFEYIGLKHRVKNTEESISLNNEEMYLQLLNNSDLEPLRKSKHQFIHIGLVQVAFKQLTLEGLPESFVAALRDGRNLNWQKSIIGVVKFSLAHGPVYFDVYPNLQLSLTDANILDALTLNVKTHGYNYANQI